From the Marinomonas sp. THO17 genome, one window contains:
- a CDS encoding response regulator transcription factor, translating to MQLLVLEDDKEIRDWLLTSLTSAGHLVDGFAKGKEALIAATTREYQVLILDWMIPDLDGLSVLKALRSAKVKTPAIMLTALADIEDKVAGLNAGADDYLAKPFALSELLARVNALGRRVFVESDDVSQAMVLRHKDIELDLLSFQCQRAQQKILLNTKEVRLLEVFMRNPGRVMTKSMLLERVWNIDFNPSSSIVETHVSRLRAKIDKPFSTSLIETVRGAGYVFG from the coding sequence ATGCAATTATTAGTACTCGAAGACGATAAAGAAATACGAGATTGGTTATTAACAAGTTTGACCTCGGCTGGTCATCTTGTAGATGGCTTTGCTAAAGGAAAAGAAGCTTTAATTGCGGCGACAACACGAGAGTATCAAGTTTTAATTTTGGATTGGATGATACCGGATCTAGATGGACTGAGTGTATTGAAGGCATTGCGTAGTGCGAAAGTGAAGACGCCCGCAATCATGTTAACGGCTCTTGCTGATATCGAGGATAAAGTCGCAGGTTTAAACGCTGGAGCCGATGATTATCTTGCTAAGCCGTTTGCTTTGTCTGAGTTGTTGGCTCGTGTTAATGCCTTAGGACGAAGAGTGTTCGTTGAGTCTGATGATGTTTCTCAGGCGATGGTTTTACGACACAAAGACATTGAGCTGGATTTATTGTCTTTTCAATGCCAAAGAGCGCAGCAAAAGATTTTGCTTAATACGAAAGAGGTTCGTTTGTTAGAAGTCTTTATGCGCAATCCAGGTCGTGTAATGACAAAGTCTATGTTGTTGGAGCGAGTATGGAATATCGACTTTAATCCCTCTAGTAGTATTGTTGAAACCCATGTGAGTCGTTTAAGGGCGAAAATTGATAAACCTTTTTCAACCTCCTTGATTGAAACTGTGCGTGGAGCAGGGTATGTATTTGGTTAA
- a CDS encoding HAMP domain-containing sensor histidine kinase yields the protein MYLVKALFRMSGVRYALLQSVFFIVVLILASWFLQQQITSQTRQDIDEELEFYAQDLKESFTLSNGMPNWYAQDEQIPIENRFDAFRSYQSKVYGTVKSAVFNQTGFFTMNDEALFDARYLRWLKSGTEQGLNSMLVLQHEATKEDYQHLNRWRVYVTDVVGGKIAVYMPIDEAEDVLDLIPVIVWPIGVLLILVSIIGGCLFGAFQQRRLTKISQGLSKIAQGNLAIRLAPEKCQDDLDDLMASIDSTTEKLDQSIQHIKHHAQHFAHELRTPLTHLKNELEMLSPTLDLDRVSKKVDDIIEIFNVIQRISRLTNRQIAPADEFIALNNVIESVADLYQETLEEEGKLLHVQLFSHVTIRADRQMLIQAVSNLLENANRYAGDEAEIWLTAEDNEIRVEDNGSGIPLDLLDKVQLPLFRRSHNSQGQGLGLALVKAITEFHRADLILQESQYGGLCVRILFKEGVNKSSEHQS from the coding sequence ATGTATTTGGTTAAGGCACTATTTCGGATGAGTGGTGTGCGTTATGCCTTGCTACAATCCGTTTTTTTTATCGTCGTTTTAATACTTGCAAGCTGGTTTCTTCAACAACAAATCACCTCTCAAACTCGTCAAGACATAGATGAAGAACTGGAATTCTATGCTCAAGATTTGAAAGAATCTTTTACCCTCTCAAATGGAATGCCTAATTGGTATGCTCAAGATGAACAAATACCCATAGAGAATCGATTTGATGCTTTTCGCTCCTACCAATCTAAAGTGTACGGGACAGTAAAATCTGCAGTCTTTAATCAAACCGGCTTTTTTACAATGAACGATGAGGCGTTGTTTGATGCACGATATTTAAGGTGGTTAAAGAGTGGTACAGAACAGGGCTTAAATAGTATGTTGGTCCTACAGCATGAGGCTACGAAAGAGGATTATCAGCATCTGAACAGGTGGCGTGTTTATGTGACGGATGTGGTCGGTGGAAAAATTGCCGTTTATATGCCCATTGACGAAGCGGAAGATGTGCTCGATTTGATTCCAGTCATTGTTTGGCCAATTGGTGTTTTGTTGATCCTTGTTTCTATTATAGGGGGGTGTTTATTCGGTGCCTTCCAGCAAAGACGCTTAACTAAGATTTCACAAGGATTAAGTAAGATAGCACAAGGGAATTTAGCGATCCGGCTTGCTCCAGAAAAATGCCAAGATGATCTTGATGATCTAATGGCAAGTATTGATAGTACGACGGAAAAGCTTGATCAATCCATTCAGCATATTAAACATCATGCCCAACATTTTGCTCACGAACTGCGAACTCCATTGACGCATTTAAAAAATGAACTTGAAATGCTGAGTCCTACCCTTGATTTAGATCGAGTTTCCAAAAAAGTGGATGATATCATTGAAATATTTAATGTTATTCAAAGGATTAGTCGATTAACGAATCGGCAAATTGCTCCGGCAGATGAATTCATAGCTTTAAATAATGTCATCGAGTCAGTTGCAGACTTGTATCAGGAAACATTAGAGGAAGAAGGTAAGCTTTTGCATGTACAATTATTTTCGCATGTAACGATTCGAGCAGATCGTCAAATGCTTATACAAGCCGTGAGTAATTTGCTAGAGAATGCAAATCGTTATGCTGGTGATGAAGCAGAAATTTGGTTAACAGCAGAAGATAATGAAATCAGGGTAGAGGATAACGGTTCAGGAATTCCTCTTGATTTACTTGATAAAGTACAACTGCCTTTGTTTCGAAGAAGTCACAATAGCCAAGGTCAAGGGTTAGGTTTGGCTTTGGTAAAAGCGATTACGGAATTTCATCGTGCTGATTTGATTTTGCAAGAAAGTCAATATGGTGGACTGTGTGTACGTATTCTATTTAAGGAAGGTGTGAATAAATCTTCTGAACATCAGTCTTAG
- a CDS encoding diguanylate cyclase gives MISFKPQPIKLLIIPFIFIALVMLAVFLWRFQQDIKDIHRHIGITPHEIRYQLQQSNLQVALIEQEIKLTQQYDIKNSKSALLNRIEQLKYRLDNIRVVWNKLQSDLDKTSLKEELNRFEDKINQLKVNIQTANLHDKDQLNQLNILIMQIKINSAAMYSHGSDYIRLHTDRYVSKLSRINQAINTLIVIFILLLAVLSYALTLIFKQKTNLNKLSIEDPLTGLFNRRQFNDHMSLAVNNYHAQQTNFALMVFDIDYFKLFNDQLGHIAGDKALQAIAQHLTALKKQFPKVEFYRVGGEEFACLCYFQDYRYAKDFAETIRASIEDLKITHSTSKVSSYITVSIGIAYAAMQVELTSDSLYSTADQALYKAKKKGRNQICFYQNESS, from the coding sequence GTGATTTCGTTCAAGCCACAACCAATCAAGCTCCTTATCATTCCTTTTATATTTATTGCTTTGGTGATGTTGGCGGTTTTTCTGTGGCGTTTTCAACAGGACATTAAAGACATTCATCGACACATTGGTATCACCCCACATGAAATACGCTATCAATTACAGCAATCCAATTTACAAGTCGCCCTCATTGAACAAGAAATAAAGCTGACTCAGCAATACGATATAAAAAATTCGAAGTCAGCATTACTCAATCGTATCGAACAATTAAAATATCGTTTAGATAATATTCGAGTGGTTTGGAATAAGCTGCAATCTGATCTGGATAAAACCTCATTGAAAGAAGAACTCAATCGCTTTGAAGACAAGATTAATCAGCTTAAAGTAAACATACAGACAGCTAACTTGCATGATAAAGATCAGCTAAATCAGTTAAATATTTTGATTATGCAAATCAAAATCAACAGTGCTGCCATGTACAGTCATGGTAGTGATTATATTCGCCTACATACTGACCGCTATGTCAGTAAGCTGTCCCGGATTAACCAAGCAATCAATACACTCATTGTCATTTTTATCTTACTATTAGCCGTCTTGTCTTATGCACTAACGCTTATCTTTAAACAAAAAACAAATCTCAATAAACTGTCTATTGAAGACCCATTAACGGGTTTATTTAATCGCCGACAGTTTAATGATCACATGAGTCTAGCGGTTAATAATTACCATGCACAACAGACCAACTTTGCTCTTATGGTATTCGATATTGATTACTTTAAACTGTTTAACGACCAACTTGGTCACATTGCAGGAGACAAAGCTTTACAAGCCATTGCACAACATCTTACGGCACTAAAAAAGCAGTTCCCTAAAGTGGAGTTTTATCGAGTAGGTGGTGAGGAGTTTGCCTGTCTTTGTTATTTCCAAGATTATCGATACGCTAAAGACTTCGCCGAGACCATTCGAGCCTCCATTGAAGACTTAAAAATCACCCATTCAACCAGTAAAGTATCTTCTTATATCACTGTTTCAATTGGCATTGCTTACGCTGCGATGCAAGTAGAATTAACCTCTGATAGCCTTTATTCAACAGCAGACCAAGCTCTATATAAAGCCAAGAAAAAAGGTCGAAACCAAATTTGCTTCTACCAAAATGAATCATCATAA
- a CDS encoding molybdopterin-dependent oxidoreductase, producing MKTVIYFLVCVFSSSVFSTTLSLYQQSLPLPDSPQDYVIEIQGKGYQYEDLLEFPLYHAQFSTIWRASGDFIGPKLQDLLEDAGIADFEQVYLEATDDYAVIMPRHAPDQEDAILALALNGKPLKINDKGPFWLVWPSREDTLKLSANEGDLWIWSLTRITKVK from the coding sequence ATGAAAACCGTAATTTATTTCCTAGTCTGCGTTTTCAGTAGTAGCGTATTCAGCACAACACTTTCTCTTTATCAACAATCATTGCCTTTGCCTGATTCGCCACAGGATTACGTAATAGAAATTCAGGGCAAGGGTTATCAGTATGAAGATCTATTAGAATTTCCTCTGTATCATGCTCAATTCTCTACCATCTGGCGTGCCTCTGGCGACTTTATCGGACCGAAATTACAAGACCTTTTAGAGGATGCTGGTATTGCTGATTTTGAACAAGTCTACTTAGAAGCGACAGACGATTACGCAGTAATTATGCCTCGCCATGCTCCTGATCAGGAAGATGCCATTTTAGCACTCGCTTTAAACGGTAAACCTCTAAAAATCAATGATAAAGGCCCATTTTGGCTGGTCTGGCCAAGCCGAGAAGATACACTCAAGTTAAGCGCAAACGAAGGCGATCTTTGGATCTGGAGTCTGACCCGTATTACAAAGGTTAAATAA